One region of Edaphobacter bradus genomic DNA includes:
- the acnA gene encoding aconitate hydratase, which translates to MPTPHPDSFKSKSTLKSGSTDYSIFRLKALASTGVDLTRLPFSLRILLENLLRHEDGRSVTADDIKFLANWDPAAEPSREIAYMPARVLMQDFTGVPAIVDLAAMRDAMKTLGGDPERINPLQPAELVIDHSVQVDEFGNTRAYDLNAALEFQRNRERYAFLKWGQTAFRNFSAVPPGMGICHQVNLEYLARVVFTTADNVAYPDTLVGTDSHTTMINGLGVLGWGVGGIEAEAAMLGQPVSMLVPQVVGFKLTGKLKEGTTATDLVLTVTQMLRKLGVVGKFVEFYGPGIAELPLADRATIANMAPEYGATCGIFPVDAETLNYLRLTGRTPEQIALVEAYYKEQGLFHTADAPEARYSATLSLDLTTVEPSVAGPRRPQDRVTLSKTAESFKEQLPSLLGPNANSRTVRQLLRWEGEGGHASLNGDLASATGAPAPVVVAPTVPVATLESNGGSVAVLDAPQVSIRGRFGVDPEPYLDHGSIVIAAITSCTNTSNPYVMLAAGLLAKKAVEKGLSTPPWVKTSLAPGSRVVTDYFVKSGLMPYLDALRFQIVGYGCTTCIGNSGPLPTDVSKSIEEHGLVAVSVLSGNRNFEGRISPEVRANYLMSPPLVVAYALAGHIGHNFDADPLGKDKNGSPVFLRDIWPTQAEVAATVASSIDSEMFRHEYSTVADGDKNWQNLKFPAGNTYGWEGDSTYIRKAPYFDGMKSEPDAVEDIHGARVLAVLGDSVTTDHISPAGSIKLNGPAGKYLTEHGVKPADFNSYGSRRGNHEVMVRGTFANVRLRNKLAPGTEGGVTRLLPEGTGMSIYDASVEYARRGTPLAILAGKEYGSGSSRDWAAKGPRLLGIRFVIAESYERIHRSNLVGMGILPLQFLPGKNVESLHLTGEEIFRLGAAPGELKAMLDSKFADGRTITVIAESETGKTTEFCATVRIDTPQEILYYQHGGILQYVLRQLAAKN; encoded by the coding sequence ATGCCTACCCCACACCCTGACTCCTTCAAGAGCAAATCCACTCTGAAGTCCGGCTCGACCGACTACTCCATCTTCCGCCTCAAGGCCCTCGCCTCCACAGGCGTCGACCTCACCCGCCTGCCGTTCTCTCTCAGAATTCTTCTCGAAAACCTCCTCCGTCACGAAGACGGCCGCTCCGTCACCGCCGACGATATCAAGTTCCTTGCCAACTGGGACCCCGCCGCCGAACCCTCGCGCGAGATCGCCTACATGCCTGCGCGCGTCCTCATGCAGGACTTCACCGGCGTGCCCGCAATCGTCGATCTCGCTGCCATGCGCGACGCCATGAAGACCCTCGGCGGCGACCCCGAGCGCATCAACCCGCTGCAGCCTGCAGAGCTCGTCATCGACCACTCCGTGCAGGTGGATGAGTTCGGCAACACCCGCGCCTACGACCTCAATGCCGCGCTCGAGTTCCAACGCAACCGCGAGCGCTACGCCTTCCTCAAGTGGGGACAAACCGCCTTCCGCAACTTCTCCGCCGTGCCGCCGGGCATGGGAATCTGCCACCAGGTCAACCTCGAGTACCTCGCGCGCGTCGTCTTCACTACCGCCGACAACGTCGCCTACCCCGACACCCTCGTCGGCACCGACTCCCACACGACGATGATCAACGGCCTCGGAGTCCTCGGTTGGGGAGTCGGAGGCATCGAAGCTGAGGCCGCCATGCTCGGCCAGCCCGTCTCCATGCTCGTCCCGCAGGTCGTCGGCTTCAAGCTCACCGGCAAGCTCAAGGAAGGCACCACCGCCACCGACCTCGTCCTCACCGTCACGCAGATGCTGCGCAAGCTCGGCGTCGTAGGCAAGTTCGTCGAGTTCTACGGCCCCGGCATCGCCGAACTGCCGCTGGCCGACCGCGCCACCATCGCCAACATGGCCCCCGAGTACGGAGCCACCTGCGGCATCTTCCCCGTCGACGCCGAGACCCTCAACTACCTCCGCCTCACCGGCCGCACTCCGGAGCAGATCGCCCTCGTCGAGGCCTACTACAAGGAGCAGGGTCTCTTCCACACCGCCGACGCTCCCGAAGCGCGGTACTCCGCGACGCTCTCGCTCGACCTCACCACCGTCGAGCCCTCCGTCGCCGGCCCCAGGCGTCCGCAGGACCGCGTCACACTCTCAAAGACCGCGGAGAGCTTCAAGGAACAGCTCCCCTCGCTTCTCGGCCCTAACGCCAACAGCCGCACCGTCCGCCAGCTCCTCCGCTGGGAGGGCGAAGGCGGCCACGCCTCGCTGAACGGCGACCTCGCCTCCGCCACCGGAGCGCCCGCGCCGGTCGTCGTCGCGCCCACCGTTCCCGTCGCGACGCTTGAGTCCAACGGCGGCAGCGTCGCCGTGCTCGACGCCCCGCAGGTCTCCATCCGCGGCCGCTTCGGCGTAGACCCCGAGCCATACCTCGACCACGGCTCCATCGTGATCGCGGCGATCACCTCCTGCACCAACACCTCGAACCCCTACGTCATGCTCGCCGCTGGCCTGCTCGCGAAGAAGGCCGTCGAGAAGGGCCTCTCAACGCCACCGTGGGTCAAGACTTCGCTCGCCCCCGGCTCGCGCGTCGTCACCGACTACTTCGTCAAGTCCGGCCTGATGCCCTACCTCGATGCTCTGCGCTTCCAGATCGTCGGTTACGGCTGCACCACCTGCATCGGCAACTCCGGCCCGCTGCCCACCGATGTCTCTAAATCCATCGAAGAGCACGGCCTCGTCGCCGTCTCCGTCCTCTCCGGCAATCGCAACTTCGAGGGCCGCATCTCCCCTGAGGTCCGCGCCAACTACCTCATGAGCCCCCCGCTCGTTGTCGCCTACGCACTCGCCGGGCACATCGGCCACAACTTCGACGCCGACCCGCTCGGCAAGGACAAGAACGGCAGCCCGGTCTTCCTGCGCGACATCTGGCCGACGCAGGCCGAGGTCGCCGCCACCGTCGCTTCCTCCATCGACTCCGAGATGTTCCGCCACGAGTACTCCACCGTCGCCGACGGCGACAAGAACTGGCAGAACCTCAAATTCCCCGCCGGCAACACCTACGGCTGGGAGGGCGACTCCACGTACATCCGCAAGGCTCCGTACTTCGACGGCATGAAGTCCGAGCCTGACGCGGTCGAGGACATCCACGGCGCCCGCGTCCTCGCAGTCCTCGGCGACTCCGTCACCACCGATCACATCTCGCCAGCCGGCTCCATCAAGCTCAACGGTCCGGCAGGCAAGTACCTCACCGAGCACGGCGTCAAACCAGCCGACTTCAACTCCTACGGCTCGCGCCGCGGCAATCACGAAGTGATGGTCCGCGGAACCTTCGCCAACGTCCGCCTGCGCAACAAGCTCGCCCCCGGAACCGAGGGCGGCGTCACCCGCCTGCTCCCTGAAGGCACCGGCATGTCGATCTACGACGCCTCCGTCGAGTACGCCAGGCGCGGAACTCCGCTCGCCATCCTCGCGGGCAAGGAGTACGGCTCAGGCTCGTCACGCGACTGGGCAGCCAAAGGCCCGAGGCTGCTGGGAATCCGCTTCGTCATCGCCGAGAGCTACGAGCGCATTCACCGCTCCAACCTCGTAGGTATGGGAATCCTCCCGCTGCAGTTCCTCCCCGGCAAGAACGTAGAGTCGCTGCACCTCACCGGCGAAGAGATCTTCCGGCTCGGAGCCGCCCCGGGCGAGCTGAAGGCGATGCTCGACAGCAAATTCGCGGACGGCCGCACCATCACCGTCATCGCTGAATCTGAAACCGGCAAGACCACGGAGTTCTGCGCCACGGTCCGCATCGACACCCCGCAGGAGATCCTCTACTACCAGCACGGAGGCATCCTGCAGTACGTCCTGCGCCAACTCGCCGCGAAGAACTGA
- a CDS encoding carboxypeptidase-like regulatory domain-containing protein — protein MTQFRKWTSLDSSTRFRILLFNLILFAVPIAARCQQMIAGPEAQRGSIYGTVTDDEGAGIPAATVKVDGPASSESHTVTADQTGFFEINNLKPAVSYKVTVSEKGFSDWTSAPVVLTPGQAFALTDIKLKISAVMTTVSAISVEQLATEQVKVAETQRVFGIIPNFYVAYDENTVPLTTKLKYELAFKAGTDAVSIAGDVILAGIYQAADTPDYQQGAKGYGQRFGAAYTSSFSNIMLGGAILPSLLHQDPRYFYQGTGTKKSRALHAMSSPFRCKGDNGHWQVNYSSMGGDLISSSLTNLYFPESNRGPGLVFSNTLVNTGGRVANALLQEFVLRKFTSNANKQKD, from the coding sequence TTGACCCAGTTCCGTAAATGGACGTCGCTGGATTCATCTACGCGCTTCCGAATACTCCTCTTCAACCTTATTCTTTTTGCGGTTCCTATCGCTGCGCGCTGTCAACAGATGATCGCCGGGCCTGAGGCGCAGCGGGGAAGCATTTACGGCACGGTGACTGATGATGAGGGCGCCGGTATTCCTGCGGCAACCGTCAAAGTGGATGGACCAGCTTCGAGCGAATCTCACACGGTAACGGCGGATCAGACTGGATTTTTTGAGATTAACAATCTCAAGCCAGCGGTCTCTTACAAGGTCACTGTTAGCGAGAAGGGATTCTCAGATTGGACCTCCGCCCCTGTCGTGCTCACGCCTGGGCAGGCGTTCGCTCTGACTGATATCAAGCTCAAGATATCCGCGGTGATGACTACAGTAAGCGCAATCTCGGTCGAGCAACTCGCTACCGAGCAGGTTAAGGTAGCAGAGACGCAGCGTGTTTTTGGCATCATTCCCAACTTCTATGTTGCCTATGACGAGAACACCGTACCGCTTACGACGAAGCTGAAGTACGAGCTCGCCTTTAAGGCCGGAACGGATGCAGTCAGCATCGCTGGCGACGTAATCCTCGCAGGGATCTATCAGGCAGCTGACACTCCCGACTACCAGCAAGGTGCAAAGGGCTATGGTCAGCGCTTCGGTGCTGCCTATACAAGTAGCTTCTCCAATATTATGCTCGGCGGCGCTATTCTTCCTTCCCTTCTGCATCAGGATCCGCGCTACTTCTACCAGGGCACGGGAACAAAAAAATCTCGCGCGCTTCACGCGATGTCGAGTCCATTCCGATGCAAGGGAGACAACGGCCACTGGCAGGTCAATTATTCAAGCATGGGCGGCGACCTGATCTCGTCCTCTTTAACAAATCTCTACTTTCCTGAGAGCAATCGCGGACCGGGATTGGTCTTCTCCAACACTCTCGTCAATACCGGCGGCCGAGTCGCCAACGCTTTGCTACAGGAGTTCGTCCTGCGCAAGTTCACGTCCAATGCGAACAAGCAGAAAGATTGA
- a CDS encoding carboxypeptidase-like regulatory domain-containing protein, protein MRLRKLLISLIVCAVPIAVRGQPIVGPEPQRGSINGIVTDVDGAVIPAAIVKVDEPASSDPYTVTTDKTGFFELKNLNPAVSYKITISAKGFSDWTSPPVILNPGQAFALTDIKLKISVVVTTVSAATVEQLAIEQAKVAETQRVFGIIPNFYVAYDKNTVPLTTKLKYELAFKAGTDVISIAGDLFVAGLDQAGNHHDYQQGAKGYGQRFGAAFADSFSNIMIGGAVLPSLLHQDPRYFYQGTGTGKSRALHAMSSPFRCKGDNGRWQFNYSSIGGDLIASSLTNLYYPESERGAGLVIYSTLLNTGGRVANALLQEFVLRKFTSNANKQKD, encoded by the coding sequence ATGCGCCTCCGTAAACTCCTCATTAGCCTTATTGTTTGTGCCGTTCCGATCGCTGTGCGAGGTCAACCGATCGTCGGGCCTGAGCCGCAGCGCGGAAGCATCAACGGCATCGTGACTGATGTTGATGGCGCCGTTATTCCTGCGGCAATCGTCAAAGTGGATGAACCAGCTTCGAGCGATCCTTATACGGTTACAACGGATAAGACAGGATTTTTTGAGCTTAAGAATCTCAACCCGGCAGTTTCTTACAAGATCACTATTAGCGCAAAGGGATTCTCAGATTGGACCTCGCCCCCCGTCATCCTCAACCCTGGGCAGGCGTTCGCTCTGACTGATATCAAGCTCAAGATATCCGTGGTGGTGACTACAGTAAGCGCCGCCACGGTCGAGCAACTCGCTATCGAGCAGGCTAAGGTCGCAGAGACGCAGCGTGTTTTTGGCATCATTCCCAACTTCTATGTTGCCTATGACAAGAACACCGTACCGCTTACGACGAAGCTGAAGTACGAGCTCGCCTTTAAGGCCGGAACGGATGTAATCAGCATCGCCGGCGACCTATTCGTCGCAGGACTCGATCAAGCAGGTAACCACCACGACTACCAGCAAGGTGCAAAGGGCTATGGTCAGCGCTTCGGTGCTGCCTTTGCGGATAGCTTCTCCAATATTATGATCGGCGGCGCTGTTCTTCCTTCTCTTCTGCATCAGGACCCGCGCTACTTCTACCAAGGCACGGGAACGGGAAAATCTCGTGCGCTTCACGCGATGTCAAGTCCATTCAGATGCAAGGGAGACAATGGCCGCTGGCAGTTCAATTATTCAAGCATCGGCGGCGATCTGATCGCTTCCTCTTTAACAAATCTCTACTATCCAGAGAGCGAGCGCGGAGCGGGATTGGTCATCTACAGCACTCTCCTCAATACCGGCGGCCGAGTCGCCAACGCTTTGCTACAGGAGTTCGTCCTGCGCAAGTTCACGTCCAATGCGAACAAGCAGAAAGATTGA
- a CDS encoding YXWGXW repeat-containing protein: METTRNKAKLLYRWQAAATTILVAGAVWLGSQSMAVAQVQDDAGPDPAAVNMAPVDPNASTDQSMPAPAVDQAPQTYPEGQQSPAPIYRNGQVIQNESQQQADVYQQTGQQPNMPPDDQQGYDDQQGNNNQQGDEDQQGPDYGNDQSVDAGQAALETDQPPPALPEYEQPEAPAPNYMWTPGYWYWSPYGYYWVPGAWVVAPYSGALWTPGYWYWVGGRYRWYHGYWGLHIGFYGGINYGCGYTGYGYYGGYWRGNNFYYNRTVNRVNVTRVTNVYNRTVVVNNVTRVSYNGGRGGLQVQPRPTELAALRETRIPPMSAQVHNQIASAQNRSQFYSQNRGRPAMTVSAKPFEADRGIIRPVARPVQPQVQPRQQGQYQQQARPQVQPQGQFQQPVRPQYQQQDRPEVRQPQQPVRPQGQQPQYQQQDRPEIRQPQYQPPVRPQPQPQYQQQGRPEVQQPQYQQGRPQPQQWQQQQVRPQPQPQYQQQAHPEPQQRAAPQSQPRQESRPQPEGHSERNFR, encoded by the coding sequence ATGGAAACGACACGGAACAAGGCGAAACTGCTTTATCGTTGGCAGGCCGCGGCGACGACCATATTGGTAGCAGGCGCCGTCTGGCTGGGAAGCCAATCGATGGCGGTGGCGCAGGTGCAGGACGATGCCGGGCCGGATCCGGCAGCGGTGAATATGGCTCCGGTGGACCCGAATGCGTCGACAGACCAGAGCATGCCAGCCCCGGCCGTGGACCAGGCTCCTCAGACATACCCGGAGGGGCAGCAGTCCCCGGCTCCCATTTATCGGAACGGGCAGGTAATCCAGAACGAGAGCCAGCAGCAGGCCGATGTCTACCAGCAGACGGGCCAGCAGCCGAACATGCCGCCCGACGATCAGCAAGGCTACGACGATCAGCAGGGCAACAATAACCAGCAGGGCGACGAGGATCAGCAGGGCCCGGATTACGGCAACGACCAGTCGGTCGATGCGGGGCAGGCTGCGCTCGAGACCGATCAACCTCCGCCGGCGTTGCCGGAGTATGAGCAGCCGGAGGCCCCGGCGCCGAACTATATGTGGACGCCAGGGTATTGGTACTGGTCGCCGTACGGTTACTACTGGGTTCCGGGAGCATGGGTGGTGGCTCCGTATTCGGGCGCACTGTGGACTCCGGGCTACTGGTACTGGGTGGGCGGACGGTACCGCTGGTACCACGGCTACTGGGGTCTGCACATCGGCTTCTATGGCGGCATTAACTACGGATGCGGCTATACCGGGTACGGCTACTACGGCGGCTACTGGCGCGGGAACAACTTCTACTACAACCGCACGGTGAACCGCGTCAACGTCACTCGGGTCACCAACGTCTACAACCGGACGGTGGTCGTGAACAACGTCACGCGTGTGTCGTACAACGGCGGCCGGGGAGGTCTCCAGGTGCAGCCGCGGCCGACGGAGCTGGCTGCGTTGCGGGAGACGAGAATTCCACCGATGAGCGCGCAGGTCCACAACCAGATCGCATCGGCGCAGAACCGGTCGCAGTTCTACTCGCAGAATCGCGGGCGTCCGGCGATGACGGTCTCGGCGAAGCCATTTGAGGCAGACCGGGGAATCATTCGTCCGGTGGCACGGCCGGTGCAACCCCAGGTTCAGCCTCGTCAGCAGGGGCAGTACCAGCAGCAGGCTCGCCCTCAGGTGCAGCCGCAAGGGCAATTCCAGCAGCCGGTGCGCCCGCAGTACCAGCAGCAGGATCGTCCGGAGGTTCGGCAACCGCAGCAACCGGTGCGTCCGCAGGGTCAGCAGCCACAATATCAACAGCAGGATCGTCCGGAGATAAGGCAGCCGCAGTACCAGCCGCCAGTGCGTCCGCAGCCGCAGCCACAGTATCAGCAGCAGGGTCGTCCGGAGGTACAGCAGCCGCAATACCAACAGGGTCGTCCGCAGCCGCAGCAGTGGCAGCAGCAACAGGTTCGTCCGCAGCCGCAGCCGCAGTACCAGCAGCAGGCGCACCCGGAGCCGCAGCAGCGGGCGGCTCCCCAGAGCCAGCCCAGACAGGAGAGCCGGCCTCAGCCGGAGGGTCATAGCGAACGGAACTTCCGGTAA
- a CDS encoding SRPBCC family protein, which translates to MKTILVVILVLVVTILLYAATRPGTLVVQRSITIQATPEKIYPMINDFHQWQVWSPWQKLDPAMQVSFSGPDRGKGAVYTWEGNKKVGQGRMEITDSAPSNHVTIKLDFIKPFEGHNVTEFTLEPEGDTTSVKWMMQGKNNYLAKLMGVFFNMDKAIGKDFETGLNNLKAASEK; encoded by the coding sequence ATGAAGACGATTCTTGTTGTGATTCTTGTTCTAGTCGTGACCATCTTGCTCTATGCAGCGACCAGGCCGGGGACTCTGGTTGTGCAGCGATCGATTACGATTCAGGCCACGCCAGAGAAGATCTATCCGATGATCAACGACTTCCACCAGTGGCAGGTCTGGTCGCCGTGGCAGAAGCTCGATCCGGCAATGCAGGTGAGCTTCAGCGGTCCCGATCGCGGCAAGGGTGCGGTGTATACGTGGGAAGGAAACAAGAAGGTGGGGCAGGGGCGGATGGAGATCACAGACAGCGCGCCTTCGAACCACGTGACGATCAAACTGGACTTCATCAAGCCGTTTGAGGGCCACAACGTGACGGAGTTCACCCTGGAGCCGGAGGGCGATACCACCAGCGTGAAATGGATGATGCAGGGTAAGAACAACTACTTGGCAAAGCTGATGGGCGTGTTCTTCAATATGGACAAGGCGATAGGGAAGGATTTTGAGACGGGTCTCAACAACCTGAAAGCTGCATCAGAGAAGTAG
- a CDS encoding YciI family protein, translating into MVMRKMDKELESGALPGKELLAAMGRYNDEMRAAGVLLDCEWLTRSSKGARVNLNQGKMTVTDGPFAEVKEMIAGFVLMEVGSMEEAIAWAKRCPALTEGAEIEIRQVTEASDFPADLAEELRSHASKRIAADAKVLVSERELARA; encoded by the coding sequence ATGGTGATGCGGAAGATGGACAAAGAGCTTGAGTCCGGGGCGCTGCCCGGCAAAGAGCTGCTCGCCGCAATGGGACGCTACAACGACGAGATGCGTGCTGCGGGTGTTTTGCTCGATTGTGAATGGCTGACGCGGAGCTCGAAGGGCGCACGGGTCAACCTGAACCAGGGCAAGATGACAGTGACCGACGGGCCGTTTGCCGAGGTGAAGGAGATGATTGCTGGGTTCGTCCTTATGGAGGTGGGCTCGATGGAGGAGGCCATCGCATGGGCGAAGCGGTGTCCTGCGCTGACGGAGGGTGCGGAGATCGAGATCCGGCAGGTGACGGAGGCCTCTGACTTCCCCGCTGACCTCGCTGAAGAGCTGCGGAGCCATGCCTCGAAGCGAATCGCCGCTGACGCGAAAGTACTGGTGAGCGAGCGGGAGCTGGCAAGAGCCTGA
- a CDS encoding VOC family protein — MKLLTYLNYGGNCEQAFRFYEQHLGGQITMMMLQGENPAAKVPPERAKDVLHARLLIGETELLASDVPPEANFQPMRSVYLSLSLGSTEEAERVWALLSDGGQIFMPFGETFFAYRFGMLRDKFGTSWMIAHERPMA; from the coding sequence ATGAAACTACTCACATATCTGAACTATGGCGGCAACTGCGAGCAGGCATTCCGCTTCTACGAACAGCATCTTGGCGGCCAGATCACGATGATGATGCTCCAGGGCGAGAATCCGGCGGCTAAGGTCCCTCCGGAGCGCGCGAAAGATGTTCTGCACGCTCGCCTGTTGATTGGAGAGACGGAGTTGCTGGCGTCGGACGTTCCTCCTGAGGCGAACTTTCAGCCGATGCGAAGCGTGTATCTGTCGCTGAGCCTCGGCAGCACAGAGGAGGCGGAGCGTGTCTGGGCGCTGCTCTCCGATGGCGGTCAGATCTTTATGCCGTTTGGGGAGACGTTCTTCGCGTATCGGTTCGGAATGCTCAGAGACAAGTTCGGCACATCGTGGATGATCGCGCATGAGCGCCCGATGGCGTAG
- a CDS encoding VOC family protein, with protein MQINPYLYFDGNCEEAFKLYEKALGGKIMAMLPHEGTPAEQHVPAEWKKKIMHARLEVGGEAIMASDAPPGHYAKPQGSSVSVTVKTKADAEKVFNALAEGGSVTMPLAATFWSVAFGMVTDKYGVPWMVNCEQTA; from the coding sequence ATGCAGATCAATCCTTATCTGTACTTCGATGGCAACTGTGAAGAGGCGTTCAAGCTTTATGAGAAGGCGCTGGGAGGGAAGATCATGGCGATGTTACCGCATGAAGGGACTCCGGCGGAGCAGCATGTTCCCGCGGAGTGGAAGAAGAAGATCATGCACGCGCGGCTCGAGGTAGGCGGCGAGGCCATCATGGCGTCGGATGCGCCTCCGGGACATTATGCAAAGCCGCAAGGGTCTTCAGTCTCGGTGACGGTGAAGACCAAGGCCGATGCCGAGAAGGTCTTCAATGCGCTGGCCGAGGGCGGTTCGGTGACGATGCCGCTGGCGGCGACGTTCTGGTCGGTCGCGTTCGGCATGGTCACGGATAAGTACGGCGTGCCTTGGATGGTGAACTGCGAGCAGACGGCGTGA
- a CDS encoding YciI family protein: MRFLCLYKPADVAKAEQGGPPSPAEMEKMGKYIEEQMKSGALLATEGCAPTRLGAKVRLDKGKVTVTDGPFAEAKEVVAGLAIIQAKSKAEAILGAQDFMKFAGDGEVEIRQLHERVDGECPTEGPTVSAGKSNF; the protein is encoded by the coding sequence ATGAGGTTTCTATGTTTGTATAAGCCTGCTGATGTCGCAAAGGCAGAGCAAGGCGGACCGCCGAGCCCTGCAGAGATGGAGAAGATGGGCAAGTACATCGAAGAGCAGATGAAGTCCGGCGCGCTGCTGGCGACTGAAGGATGTGCGCCTACACGGTTGGGAGCGAAGGTCCGGCTCGACAAGGGCAAGGTGACGGTGACAGATGGGCCGTTTGCCGAGGCCAAGGAGGTTGTTGCGGGCCTGGCGATTATTCAGGCCAAGTCGAAAGCGGAGGCGATTCTGGGGGCGCAGGATTTCATGAAGTTTGCGGGCGATGGAGAAGTAGAGATACGGCAGCTCCATGAGCGAGTGGATGGGGAGTGCCCGACGGAGGGTCCCACAGTGAGTGCTGGCAAATCGAACTTCTGA
- a CDS encoding YciI family protein, with the protein MRFLVMVKGTKDSESGALPDPKIMAEMHKFNEELLKAGIMLAAEGLHPSSKGARVRFSGKQREVIDGPFAETKELVAGFWLWQVKSLEEAIEWVKRCPNPFKVDSEIEIRQVYEAADFAEVYPEMVEREELKRAELAARK; encoded by the coding sequence ATGCGATTTCTGGTGATGGTGAAGGGGACGAAAGATTCGGAGAGCGGAGCGCTGCCTGATCCGAAGATTATGGCTGAGATGCATAAGTTCAACGAAGAACTGCTGAAGGCCGGGATCATGCTTGCTGCGGAGGGCTTGCATCCGAGTTCGAAGGGCGCGCGGGTGCGGTTTTCAGGCAAGCAGCGCGAGGTGATCGACGGGCCGTTTGCGGAGACGAAGGAATTGGTCGCGGGGTTCTGGCTGTGGCAGGTGAAGTCACTGGAGGAGGCGATTGAGTGGGTGAAGCGGTGTCCGAACCCGTTCAAGGTCGATTCGGAGATTGAGATACGGCAGGTCTACGAAGCGGCTGACTTCGCTGAAGTCTATCCGGAGATGGTGGAGAGGGAAGAGCTTAAGCGCGCTGAGCTGGCTGCGAGGAAATAG
- a CDS encoding RNA polymerase sigma factor — protein sequence MTATDTHRAIEAVWRIESAKVIAGVARIVRDVGLAEELAQDALVAALEQWPKAGVPENPGAWLMQAAKHRAIDLLRRNKRIEQKHDEIGRELEEKQERAAEEIEDAAEDDVGDDLLRLIFTACHPVLSAEARVALTLRLLGGLTTDEIARAYLVPEATVAQRIVRAKRTLSEAKVPFEVPRGSELEARLASVLQVIYLIFNEGYSATAGDDWMRPGLCEDAVRLGRVLAELVPREPEVHGLVALMEIQASRAGARTGPGGEPVLLLEQNRVLWDRLLIRRGLAALERARDLIGVPGPYLLQAEIAACHARALTAEQTDWRRIVMLYSGLAQLMPSPVVELNRAVAVSMAYGPEAGLELVDALKDEPSLKSYHLLPSVRGDLLAKVGRVAEARAEFERAASLTRNARERTLLLGRAKKQTDQ from the coding sequence GTGACGGCTACCGATACCCATCGCGCGATCGAGGCTGTGTGGAGGATCGAGTCGGCGAAGGTGATTGCCGGAGTGGCGCGCATCGTGCGCGACGTGGGGCTCGCCGAGGAACTGGCGCAGGATGCGCTGGTAGCGGCGCTGGAGCAGTGGCCGAAGGCGGGAGTTCCCGAGAATCCGGGCGCGTGGTTGATGCAGGCGGCGAAGCACCGGGCGATCGATCTGTTGCGACGGAACAAGCGAATCGAGCAGAAACATGACGAGATTGGCCGCGAGCTTGAAGAGAAGCAGGAGCGTGCGGCGGAGGAGATTGAGGACGCGGCCGAGGACGACGTGGGCGATGATCTGCTGCGGCTGATCTTTACGGCGTGCCATCCGGTGCTCTCGGCGGAGGCGAGGGTGGCGCTGACGCTGCGGCTGCTGGGCGGACTGACGACGGATGAGATCGCGCGGGCGTACCTGGTTCCGGAGGCCACGGTGGCGCAGCGAATTGTGCGGGCCAAAAGAACTCTATCGGAGGCGAAGGTCCCGTTCGAGGTTCCGCGGGGCAGCGAGCTTGAGGCGCGGCTGGCCTCGGTGCTGCAGGTGATCTATCTGATCTTCAACGAAGGCTACTCGGCTACGGCCGGGGACGACTGGATGCGGCCGGGGCTGTGCGAGGACGCGGTGCGGCTGGGGAGGGTTCTGGCGGAGCTGGTTCCTCGTGAGCCGGAGGTGCACGGGCTGGTGGCGCTGATGGAGATTCAGGCGTCGCGGGCCGGCGCAAGGACCGGGCCGGGCGGCGAGCCGGTGTTGCTGCTGGAGCAGAACCGGGTGCTGTGGGACAGGTTGCTGATTCGACGCGGGTTGGCGGCGCTGGAGCGGGCCCGAGATCTCATCGGTGTGCCGGGGCCATACCTGTTGCAGGCGGAGATCGCGGCCTGCCACGCGCGCGCCCTGACGGCGGAGCAGACGGACTGGCGGCGGATCGTCATGCTTTATAGCGGTCTGGCGCAGTTGATGCCCTCCCCGGTGGTGGAGCTGAACCGGGCGGTCGCGGTCTCGATGGCGTATGGGCCGGAGGCCGGGCTGGAACTGGTGGATGCGCTGAAGGATGAGCCGTCGCTGAAGAGCTATCACCTTCTGCCCAGCGTCCGGGGCGACCTGCTGGCGAAGGTTGGGCGCGTGGCAGAGGCGCGGGCGGAGTTTGAGCGGGCGGCTTCACTGACGCGGAATGCGCGAGAGCGGACGCTGCTGCTGGGACGGGCGAAAAAGCAGACGGACCAGTGA